TGGGTGTAGCAGGGGTTGGCGAAGCCGGCGCCCCGCCGGTGGGCCCGCCAGGCCGCGGTGACGTTGCAGGCCATGGCGTTGGTGGAGAGGAAGAAGGCGTTGGAGTAGCCGCCGGTGGCCAGCACCACGGCGTGGGCCGAGTGGCTGGTGACCTCGCCGGTGAGCAGGTCGCGCACGACGATGCCGGCGGCCTCGCCGTCGACGACCACGATGTCGACCAGCTCGGTGCGGTTGAACAGCTCGACGTGGCCCAGCCCGACCTGGCGGGCCAGCTGCTGGTAGGCGCCGAGCAGCAGCTGCTGGCCGGTCTGGCCCCGGGCGTAGAAGGTGCGGCTCACCTGGGCGCCGCCGAAGGAGCGGTTGTCGAGGAGGCCGCCGTACTCGCGGGCGAAGGGGACGCCCTGGGCGGTGGCCTGGTCGATGATGTTCACCGACTCCTCGGCCAGCCGGTAGACGTTGGCCTCCCGGGAGCGGAAGTCGCCGCCCTTCACCGTGTCGTAGAAGAGCCGGTAGACCGAGTCGCCGTCGCCCTTGTAGTTCTTGGCCGCGTTGATGCCGCCCTGGGCGGCGATGGAGTGGGCCCGGCGGGGGGAGTCGTGGAAGGTGAAGGCCTTCACGTTGTAGCCCTGCTCGCCGAGCGTGGCCGCCGCGGCCCCGCCGGCCAGGCCGGTGCCCACGACGATGATCTCGTACTTGCGGCGGTTGGCCGGGTTCACCAGCTTCCGGTCGAACTTGTACGAGGTCCACTTGTCCTCGATGGGACCGTCGGGGACCTTGCTGTCGAGGGTGAGGGCCATGAGGGGCTGACCTCCGGGGGTCAGGTGGAGACGATGCCGGCCGTGACGGCCAGGGGGAACGAGCAGTTGCCCACGACGATGAGGGCGGCGAAGCCGGCGGCGAAGCCCCGGCGGGCCCGGTTGAACCGCGGGTTGTTCCAGCCCATGGTCTGGAAGAGGCTCCAGGAGCCGTGGAAGAGGTGGAAGCCGAGGGCGATGTTGGCGACCAGGTAGATGAGCGCCACCCACCAGCGCCCCAGGCTGAGGGCCACGTTCTCGTAGGGCAGGCCCCGGACGAAGTCGTAGCCGGTGCCCGTCCAGCTCAGGTCGAACAGGTGCCAGACGAGGAAGAGGCCGACGATCACGCCGCTCCAGCGCATGGTGCGGCTGGCGTAGTTGGCGGCCAGGTAGTCGCGCCGGGACTGGTACTTGGTGGTGCGGGCGGCCTGGTTGGTGCGGGTGAGCGAGTAGGCGGCGTGGATGTGGAGGGCGAAGGCCACGATGAGCCCGATCCGCAGCAGCCAGAGGAAGACGGTGTGGGGCAGGATCGGCACGAGGAGCTCGCGGAGGAACTCGCCGTACTCGTTGAACTCCTCCGGGCCCAGGTACATCTTCAGGTTGCCGACCATGTGGGCGAAGACGAAGCCCATGAGGCCGATGCCGGTGAGGGCCATCACGTACTTCTTGCCCACCGACGACCGGTAGAGCTCGACCGGGAACGGGGCCTTGCGCTTGGCCTTGGGGGCCACGGCCGATCCGGCGCTGCCCCGGGACACGGATGTCGCTGCCATCGGCTCGGAACCTACCCCTGCCAGCGGACGGGGGCCGAAACGGAGCGTCAGCCGCCGTCAGGGCCGTCGGCGCGGCGCGGGACGACCGGCCGGGGACGACATGTAGGGTCACCCGTGCGGGCGAGGCTCGTCCGCGGCGCGAGCCGAGGGGGCGATGGGCAGTGGAGCAGACCGGGTCGAACGACGTCCCGTGCGGGTCCTGCGGGGCGGCGGTGCCACCGGGGGCGGCCTTCTGCCCACAGTGCGGAGCGGCCACCGCCGCCGCCGGCGCCTCACCCCCCGGCGCCACGCCCTCCTCGTCGGGGCGTCGCCGCTGGGTCTGGGCCCTGCCGGTGGCCGCCGTGCTGCTGTGCGCCGCGGTCGTGGGCGCGCTCGTCCTCGTCGCCGGCGACGACTCCGACGGGGTCGTCGAGGTCGAGCTGGAGGCGGCCGGGGCCGAGACCGAGGACCCCTTCACCCCGTCGGTGGTCGAGGCCGGGGTGTCGGTGGCCGACCTGCTCGCCTCGCCGGGCGTCGCCGACCAGGCCCAGGCGAGCGCGGGCCCGGGCACCGGCGACGTGGCCGTGGCCGAGGTCCGCGGCAACGCACCCCGGCTCTACGCCAGCCGGTCGCAGGGCCCGGTCTGCGACGCCGCCGCGCTGACCGCCCGGATCACCGAGAGCCCCGAGCGGGCCGCGGCCTGGGCGGGGGCCGCCGGCGTGGAGGTGGACGGCATCGAGGCCTTCGTCTCCTCGCTCACCCCCCTGGTCCTCACCCGCGACACCGCGGTCACCAACCATCGGTACGGCGAGGACGGCGCCCAGGCCTACCAGGCCGTCCTCCAGGCCGGGACGCCCGTCCTGGTCGACGACCGGGGCACGCCGCGGGTGCGGTGCACGTGCGGCAACCCCCTGCTCGAGCCCCGCGTGGCGGGCGAGGAGGTCGACCTCGCCGGCGAGCGGTGGGAGGGCTTCGACCCGGCCCGCCTGAGCGGCATCCGGCCCTCGGCCGAGCCGGTGGCCACCATCGAGACCGTCGACGTGGCCACGGGGGAGCCGGTCACGACCGCGCTGGGCGGCACCGTCTCGCTCGACGGCCTCCTGGTGAGCGACGCCACCGGTGTCCACGTCGACTCCGAGGCGGGCGAGCGCCGGGCCACGGTGCTCGACCGCCCCGCCGAGCGGGCCTTCGACGACGGGGCCGGCGGGCTGATCTTCAACGAGGCCCGACCGTTCGACCCCCGGACCGCAGGGCCGCCCGAGCTGCGGGCACCGGACACCGCCTCGGCCGCCGCCATCTGGCACCTGCCGGCCGGGGCCCAGGAGCCGGTCGAGCTGTTCTCCAGCGACGACCCCGCCACCCGCTGGTTCGTGGCCGAGGGGACCGGGACCCTCGGCGGGGCGCGGGTGCTGGTGTACGCCGAGGTGACCGTCGACCCCGAGGCGCCGGAGCTGGAGCAGCTCACCGGGCGGCTCATGCTCACCGACCTCGACTCCGGCGACAAGCAGGTGCTCGAGGAGGTCGGGTACGCCAACGAGGTGGTGGCCTCGTCGATCACCGTCGGGGGCGACCGCGTGGCCTACGAGACAGGCTTCGGCGAGGCGTCGTGGACGGTGCGCGACGCCGCCCTCGAGGAGGTCGAGACCGCGTGCGCGGGCGGCGACGGCTCCGGCTCGGGGTGCGTCGGCGTCGGCGCCCTGTCCGACGCGACCACGCTGGTCGGCATCCGCACCGACGAGGTCGACCGGGTCGTCGGCATCCAGGTCGACGACCTCGACTCGGGCGAGGCGCGCCCGGTGGAGACGGCGGCGGCCCTCGACGCCGAGGGGTGGGTCGGCGACCGGGCCGTCGACGCCCGGGACGGCGAGGCCCTGGTGTCGTCGCGGCCCGAGGACGGCTCGGCCGCCCTGCCCACCGTGCTGGTCGACGTGGCCGCCGGCACCGGGGCCGAGATCCCCGTGCCCGGCATCGCCCGCTTCCTCGACGCCCCGCTCGTGCGCCCGGCCGGGTCCTCGGCGCCGGCGTCGGAGGTGCCCACCACCACCACGGCCCCGCCGACGACCACGACCGCGCCACCGACCACGGCGCCCCCGACCACCACCACGGCGCCGCCGACGACCACGACCGCGCCGCCGCCCGAGCAGGTGGCCGGCGCGTGCGGGACCGTGACCGCCAGCAACGGCGAGGCGGTGGCGGTGTTCGTGGAGTCCGGGTCGGTCGCCTGCGCCGGGGCCGTCACCCTGGCCGACACGTACTACAACGACCCGAGCGTGGTGCGGGAGGGCTCGGGGGGCTTCGCCACCATCGGCGACTGGTCCTGCTCGTCGACCTCCGCCGCCGTCTTCGAGTCCACCGGCGAGGCCGGCAGCTGCGAGGGCCCCGCCGGCCGCATCGTGATGCGCCGCCCCTGACCGGGCGCCACCTCGTGTCGCCTGGGGTCGGTCAGATCCCGAAGCCCTCGATGCGGCCGTAGGTGGAGCACAGACCGGCGGCGTTGATGGCGAGGAAGGTGAGCACCAGGGCCCAGGCCAGGCGGCGGCGCCAGCCCACCAGGCGGCGGGCGCCGGCGGTGGGCCCGGGCATGTACCACTCCGGGAGGAGCCCGAGGTCCTGGCGCTCGGCCAGGTCCCAGTAGGGCACGGCGTCGTCGTCGGCCACGTCGGAGCGCTCGGCGGCCAGGGCCTGGGCCTCCAGCTCGGCGTCGTCCACCGGGGGGCCGTCGTCGGCCTCGTGGTCGGTGGGGTGGGGGAGCAGGTCGGTCACGGGTGTCGGTCCTCGCCGGTCGGGGCCCACCGTACCGACGGTCGGACGCCCTCCGGGCGCGGCACCGAGCACCGGGCGCGGCGCGTGAGGTCAGCGGTGGTGGTCGGATCCCGAGGGGTGGCCCTCGGCCAGCCGGGTCAGGCCGCCGATGGTCATCTCCACGTAGGTGTCGACGAGCTGCCGGCGCTGGGCCGCGCCCGGGCGGGAGCGCATCTGGGCCAGCAGCGAGCGGAGGCCGGAGAACAGCACGGCGAGGGCGGAGCGGGCCGTCCGGCCGTCGATGCCGAGGTCCCGCTCGGCCCGCTCGGCGAAGTAGCCCACCGTGCGACGGTCCCACCCCCGCTGGTCCTGGCGGGCCCGGGGGTCGGCGCCGGCCTCGCGCAGCGGGGTGAAGAAGGGGCCGTGCTCCTCGAGGGCGTCGAGGGTGGCGCCGACGAAGGCCCGCAGCTTGGGCTCGAAGCCCTCCGGGGCGGCCTCCACCTCGGCCGCGATGCGGCGGTCGAGGCGCCGGGCCTCCCGCCGGTAGAGGGCCACGAGCACCTCCTCCTTGTGGGCGAAGTGCTTGTAGACGAGGGCACGGGTGACCGACGCCCGCTCCGCCACCGCGCCCATGGTCACCCCGGCGGGACCGGACTCGGCCACCAGGGCTCGGGCCGCGTCGAGGAGGGCGGTGCGGCGGGCGTCGGCCGAGAGGCGCTCGGGCGCCGGGGACGAGGGGGGTGCGGGCGCCACCCACCGATGCTCGCACACGGGACGGTTGCACTCTGTCACCGAGCGTGGTCCAATGTCGCCGACCGAGGTTGCACTCTGTCACCGACCGCGAGGAGCGTGCCGTGAGCTACGTGGGGACCCGACCGACCCTGGATGCCGACAGCCACCTGATGGAGCTGCCCGGCTTCCTCGACCCCTACATCGAGGCCCCCATGCGGGAGCGGCTGCGCGGCCGGGACATGGCGGCGGCCGCCCCGCTCCTCGACCACGCCACCGCCCAGGCCGAGCGCCGCCGCACCGACGCCGACGCCCGGGCCGAGGCCGAGGAGCGCCTGCTGCGCGACAAGGGCTGGGCCGCCATGGGGTCGTTCGACCCGGCCGAGCGGAGTCGGGTGGTCGACCTCCTCGGCGTCGACGGCCAGCTCGTCTTCGCCACCTTCGCGGCCACCATGTTCCTCGGGCGCGACCGCGACCTGCTCCACGCCGGCAGCGCCGCGCACAACCGGGCCGTGGCCGCCTTCTGCGCCGACGACCCCCGGCTGCTGCCGGTGGCCTTCGTGCCCCTGGTCGACACCGAGCGGGCCGTGGCCCTCCTGGAGGAGGCCATCGCCCTGGGCTGCGCCGCGGTCCACGTGCCGTCGACGGCGGCGGGCGACCGGTCGCCCACCCACCCGCACCTCGACCCCTTCTGGTCGCTGCTCGAGGGCAGCGGGCTCCCCTTCGTGCTCCACGTCGGCGGCGGGGGCCGCCTCCTCGACCGGGCCTTCCACGAGAACGGGCGCCCGGTCACCGACCACCTGGGCGGGGGCGAGAACATCCGGTCCAAGGACTTCCTCGCCATCTCCGGCTCACCGTCGCTGTTCCTCGGGGCCATGGTCCTCGACGGGATGTTCGACCGGTTCCCCGCCCTGCGCGGTGGCGTGATCGAGGAGGGGGCCAGCTGGGTCGTCTCGTGGCTGCACCAGCTCGACTTCGCCCAGCGGGCGTTCCGCCGCACCGAGGCGCCCCTCGCCGAGCTCACCCGGAGGCCGTCGGAGTACGTGCACGGCCACCTGTGGTTCACGCCGTTCCCGGGGGAGCCGGTGGGGTGGATGGTCGAGCAGGCCGGCGACGACCTCTTCATGTTCTCCACCGACTACCCCCACCCGGAGGGCGGGCGCGACCCGCTGGCCAAGTTCGAGGAGGCCATGCCCGACGTGCCCGAGGCGTCCCGCGACCGCTTCTACTACGGCAACATGGCCGACCTGCTGGGCCCGAGCCTGGTCCCGGCCCGCTCGGGTGCGGGGGTCTGACCGTGGCCAGGGGCACGGCGACGCTGGAGGTCCTCGACGAGACGGCGGCCGACGGCGTCGTCGAGCGGCGGGTGCTGCTCCGCACGGGTGAGGCCGAGGTGCCGGGCCTGCACTGGCTGCCGACCGACCCCCGCCCCAGCCACCCGACGGTGTGCATGGGCCACGGCGGGTTCCAGCACAAGCGCGTCGACAACGTCCTGGCCCTCGCCCGCCAGCTGGTCGTCGACCTCGGCGTGGGGGTGGTCGCCCTCGACGCCCCCGAGCACGGCGAGCGCGAGAGCGACCCCGGCGCGTCGGAGCGGACCCTGGCCGCCCTGGCGACCGGCGACCGCGACGCCCGCCGTCGGGCCTTCGGGCGCGAGGCCCGCGCCGCCATGGCGGCGCGCGCCGAGGCCCACGTGGCCGAGTGGGCCGCGCTGCTCGATGCCCTCCAGCAGGACCCCCGCTGGGCGGACGGCCCCTTCGGCTGGTGGGGCGTCTCCATGGGCACCACCCACGGACTGCCCCTCACGGCCACCGACGACCGCATCGCCGCGGCCGTGTTCGGCCTCAACGCCCTGCGGCCCGGCGATGAGAGGTGGGAGACCCAGGCCCGGGCCGTCACCGTCCCCGTGCTCTTCCTGACCCAGTGGGACGACGAGCTGATGACCCGGGAGGCCTCGCTCGCCCTCTGGGACGCGCTGGGCTCCCAGGACAAGACGCTCCACGTGAACCCGGGCCGCCACGTCGAGGTGCCGCGGTTCGAGCGCCGGGCGAGCGTCGACCACCTCGGTCGCCACCTGCTCTGAGGGCGGGGCCCGAGGGCCCGCTCAGGGGGCGTCGGCGGTGAGGACCCAGATCTGCTGGCGGCCGGTCTCGGCCGGGGCGGTGACCTCGGCGTCCATGGTGCGGGCCAGGGTGAAGCCCAGGCGCCGGGGGATGGCCGCGCTCCGGTGGTTGGCCTCGTCGCAGCGGACCTCCACCCGCGCCACGCCCGTTCGGGCGAGGGCCACCTCGGCGAGGGCGGCCACGGCGCGGGTCATGATCCCCCGTCCCGTCACCTGCGACGCGAGCCAGTAGCCGACCTCGAGGCCGTCGGGGCCCACCCGGTCGTGCAGGCCGGTGCTGCCCAGCACCGTGCCGTCGGTCGGGTCGACGACGAGGTAGGTGGCGCCGCGGTCGCCCTCGGGTCGGTCGAGGTCCTCCTGGACGAACGCCCGGCGCTCCTCGAGGGTGTTGCGCTCCGGGGTGGCCCAGGCCATCCACGGGCCGAGGTGGTCGAGGTCCGCGGTGGTCGCCGCCAGCAGGCCCTCGGCGTCGGCGAGGCGGGGCCGGCGCAGGACGACGCCGCCCAGGTCGATCTGCTCCGGGGGCCGGTCCGCGGTCGCCATCGGCCCATCCCAGCACCGGGGTGGGCCGGGCCCCGCACGGGTTGCGGCCGGCGGGTCAGTCGGTGCTGCGGAGGAGGCGGCCGCCGAGGCCGCCGGTGTGCTCGCCGCCCTCGAGGAAGGGGACGCCGTTCACGATGGTGTGGTCGATCCCCGTCGCCCTCTGCACGAAGCGGGGGGCGCCCCCGGGGAAGTCGTGGACGATCTCCGGGAGCGGGAGCCACATGGCGTCGAGGTCGAGGACGTTGACGTCCGCGTAGGCGCCGGGGCGGAGCACGCCCCGGTCCTTGAACCCGATGAACGAGGCGGTGTCGGAGGTGAGGCGGCGGACAGCGTCCTCCAGGGTGAGCTCCCCGCGGTCCCGCACCCAGTGGGAGAGGAAGAAGGTGGGCTGGCTGGCGTCCATGATCTGGGTGGCGTGGGCGCCGGCGTCGGCCAGGCCCATGATCGTCACCGGGGAGGCCAGCAGCTCGGAGATGGCGTCGAAGTCCTCGTTGAGCACGGGCCAGTTCACGACCGCCTGGCCGTCGGTCTCGTCGAGCACGTCGAGGTAGTGCTCGATGGGCGTCATGCCCCGGGCCGCGGCCTGGGCCGCGATGCTGTCGCCCTCGCCGTACTCGTAGACGGCGCCCGGGTCCGGGCGCATGAGGTACATGCGCTGGAACGGCTCGACCGGCTTGTCGCGGCCCTCCTCGACCAGGCGGGCCCGCAGCTCGGGGTCGCGGATGGCGGCCAGGCGGCCGCCCAGGTCGAGCTCGCGGGCCGCCTGGAACCCGGGCAGGTCGTCGACCAGCGAGCTGGCGGCCAGGGAGAAGAGCACGCCGATGGCTCGGGGGGTGGTCTGGGGGCGGAGCTGGGCACCCTCCGCGTTGGCCTGCTCGGCCAGCTCCAGCACCCGGCGGTAGTGGTCGCCCATGGACCGCATCTGCATGAGGTTGAACGAGAAGGGCCGGCCCGAGGTGCGGCTGACCTCGGCGATCCAGGCCATCTCCTCGTCGACGCGGGAGCTGGAGCCGTCCTCCTCGTTGTAGCGGGGGGCGCACTCCACCGCCCCCCGGCCCAGGGCCCGCAGGGCGGTGGCGGTGCGGACGAACTCGGTGGGGTTGGCCCACGTGCCCGGCACCGAGCGGCCGTCGGGGGTGCGGTGGGTCAGGCTGCGGGAGATGGAGTAGCCGAAGGCCCCGGCCTCCACGGCCTCGCCGACCAGGCGGGTCATCTCGGCCTGCTGGTCGTCGGTGAGGCCGAAGTCGCGCTCACAGGAGGCGTCGCCGGCGACGTAGGTGCGGAGGGCGACGTCGCCCACGTAGCCGCCGGCGTTGATGCCCTTGGGCACGCCGTCGATGGCGTCGAGGTAGTCGGCGTAGGACTCCCAGCCCCAGTCGAGGCCGTCGAGGATGGACGAGGCGGGGATGTCCTCGACCGACTCCATCAGCCCGGCCAGCACCTCGGCCTGGCCGGGGCGGACGGGGGCGAAGGTCATGCCGCAGTTGCCCATCACCACCGACGTGACGCCGTGGTAGCACGACGACGACATCAGCGGGTCCCAGCCGATCTGGGCGTCGAGGTGGGAGTGGAGGTCGACGAAGCCGGGGGTCACGGTGCGGCCCTCGGCGTCGATGACCCGGCCGGCGCCGCCGGCGTCGACCTCGCCCACCGCGGTGATGCGGTCGCCGTCGACGGCCACGTCGGCCCGACGGCCCGGGGCGCCCGTGCCGTCCACCACCGTGCCGCCCGTGATCACCAGGTCGTGTGCCATGTCGCGTCTCCCTTCGACGTGGCGCCCACCGTAGGACCCCGGTCACACGCCCCGCTCCCGGGGGTCGCGGTCCGCTGGTTCTGGGGCAGGTTGCCGGCGCAGGGGCACCGGCGATCGTCCCCGGAACCGAGGCTCCCTGGTTCTGGGGCAGGTCCCCGGCGCGGGGGCACCGGCGATCGTCCCCGGAACCGAGGGTCCCTGTGTCTGGGGCAGGTTGCCGGCGCGGGGGCGCCGGCGATCGCCCCCGGAGCGGTCCGGTCAGTCGGTGGGCTTGGGGAGGTCGAGGGCGAGGTGGAGGTCGCGGAGCTGCTGGGGGGCGACCTCACCGGGGGCGCCCATGAGCAGGTCCTGGCCGCCGTTGGTCATGGGGAAGGCGATGACGTCGCGGATGAGGACCTCGTCGGCCAGGAGCATGAGGATGCGGTCGAGGCCGGGGGCCGCGCCGGCGTGGGGCGGGGCCCCGAACTGGAAGGCGTGGTAGAGCGCGGGGAACTTCTCCTCCACCACCTCGGGGCCGTACCCCGCCACCGCGAAGGCCTTCAGCATGAGCTCGGGGTCGTGGTTCCGCACCGCCCCCGAGGTGAGCTCGTAGCCGTTGCACACGATGTCGTACTGGTAGGCGACCACCGCACCCGGGTCGTCGCCGTCGAGGGCCTCGGCCCCGCCCTGGGGCATGGAGAACGGGTTGTGGCTGAAGTCCCAGGTCTCGCGCTCGTCGTCCCACTCGTACATGGGGAAGTCGACGATCCAGCAGAAGCGGTAGACGTCGGGCTCGAGCAGCTCGAGGCGGACACCGAGCTCGGCCCGGACGATGCCGGCGAGGGTCGCGGCGGTGTGGGCGGCCTCGTCGGCCAGGAAGACGATGGCGTCGCCGGCCTCCAGACCCGCCCCCTCGACCATGCCGGCCACCGCGGCCTCGTCGAGGAACTTGGCGATGGGCCCGGTGGGCGCCGAGGTGTCCTCCACCTTGAGCCAGGCCAGGCCGGAGGCCCCCCGCTCGGTGGCGAAGTCGGTCATCTTGTCGAACCACGACCGGCCCTGGGCCGCCCCGCCGGGGATGCGGATGGCCCGGACGACCTTGCCGGCGAAGGCCCGGAAGTCCGTCGCCGCGAAGACGTCGGTGAGGTCGGAGATCACCAGCGGGTTGCGCAGGTCGGGCTTGTCGGTGCCGTAGCGCAGCATCGCCTCGGCGTAGGTGAGACGGGGGTAGGGGGTCGGCGTCCGCTCGCGGTCGGAGAAGGCGCCGAAGACGTCGTCCATCACGTCCTCGACCACGGCGAAGACGTCCTCCTGGGTGGCGAAGGCCATCTCCAGGTCGAGCTGGTAGAACTCGCCCGGCGAGCGGTCGGCCCGCCCGTCCTCGTCGCGGAAGCAGGGGGCGATCTGGAAGTAGCGCTCCACGCCGCCGACCATCAGCAGCTGCTTGAACTGCTGGGGGGCCTGGGGGAGGGCGTAGAAGTGGCCCGGGTAGCGGCGGCTGGGCACCAGGTAGTCGCGGGCGCCCTCGGGGGAGGACCCGGTGAGGATCGGGGTCTGGACCTCGAGGAAGTCGTTGGCCACCATCCGGGCCCGGATGCGCTGGATGACCGCGGCGCGCAGGGCCAGGTTGCGCTGCAGGCGCTCGGTGCGGAGGTCGAGGAAGCGGTGGCGGAGGCGGGTCTCCTCGCGCACGTTGGCCGTGGTGCCGAGCTCGAAGGGCAGCACCTGGGTGGCCCGGCCCAGCACGTCGATCGAGGTGGCGGCGACCTCGACGTCGCCGGTGGCCAGGTTGTCGTTGCGGGTGCCCTCGGGCCGGGCCACCACCGTGCCGGTGACCGAGACGACGCTCTCCCGGCCCAGGCCGCGCACGAGGGCGTGGATGGCGTCGTCGTGCTCGGGCAGCACCACCTGGACCACGCCGGACTGGTCGCGCAGGTCGACGAACACGAGCCCGCCGTGGTCGCGCACCACGCCCATCCACCCCGCGACCCGCACGGTGCTGTCGACGTCGTCGGCGCGCAGGTCGGCGCAGCGGTGGGTGCGGTACTCGTGCATGGCGGGGCTGGTCCTCGGGTCGGGCGGGTCCGGACGGGAGCGGCGCCCGAGGTCGGGCGCGCCCCGGGCGGCCCACCACGGTGCCACGTCGGCCCCCTCCGGTCCGAAGGGATCGGCCCGGGCGCGGGTGGTCGCGCCGCTGCGGCGGACCAGCGACCGCGACCCGCCCTCTCCACGAGGTGGCACGCGTCCGGCAGCGGATCCCGTGGTGATCGCGTGCCGGTACGGGGTGGGTGGGGCCCTCGGTCCTCGAGGCGGGTCGGACCGCGGCCGGCGGCGCTAGAGGTCGTGCTCGGGGAGCCAGACGCCGTGGAAGCCGAAGGGCACCCGCACGGGCAGGTGGACCCGGGCCACGGGGCCGGCGGCCACGTCCTGGGCGTCGAGGATCGCCAGGTGCGACGTGTCGGTCGTGCGGTCGTAGGCGAAGGTGAGCAGCCAGCCCTCGGCCTCGCCCGCCCCGTCGGCGTCGGGGACGAACACGACCTCGCCGGGGCGCTCCATGGGGCCCGGCTCCCAGAGCTCCTCCCGGCCCGTGCGGGCGTCGCGGTGGAGGGTGCCGGCGAACTCGAAGCCCCAGGGGCCGTCGTCGTCGGTGGTGACGTACCAGGCGTGGCGGTGGGGGAGCCCGGTGCGGCGCCGGTCGATGGCGGGCAGGTCCATCTCCACGTCGGTGAGGCGGTCCTGGGTGAGGGTGAGGGCGTCGCCGCCGGTGCCCACCCTCCACTCAGTGAGGTGCGAGGGCACCAGGTCGCCCTCGGGCCCGAAGGCGGAGGAGAGCTGGTTGACGTGGAGGACCACGTCGTCGCCGTCGCGGTGGGCGTTGGTGCCGTGGAACACGAAGCTCGGGTCCATGTCGACCCAGCGCATCTCCGAGGCCGGGCCGCCCAGGGGCATGACCCCCACCCGGGTGGGGCCGCCCTCGGGGTCCCAGTAGTAGGGGAAGCCGGGCACCGAGCCCTCCCGGCCGAACAGCACGGGGCCGATCCAGAAGACGACGTCGGAGTCGGTGACGGCGAAGTCGTGGATCATGGTGGCGGCCGGGATGTCGACGACCTGGCTGCTCACCAGCGTCCCGTCGGGGTCGGCCACGTGGTAGGTCAGCAGCGGGTCCATGAACCCGTAGCCGAAGAAGTGCATCTGCCCGGTGGCGGGGTCGATCTTCGGGTGGGCGGTCATGGCCGTGGTCAGCCGGCCGTCGAAGTCGTGCACGCCGACGGTCGAGAGGTCCGAGCTGGCGACCTCCCACGGGAACCCCACCTCGCCGAGGGTCAGCAGCCGCCCCCCGTGGAACACCAGCGCCACGTTGCTCTGGCCGATGTCGCCCCCGGGCACCCCCGCCTCGGCGAAGCTCTTCCCCTCCTGGTGGAGGGTGGTCTGCACGTAGCGGTTGCGGTACCAGGCGGCCCTCCCGTCCTCGATGCGCAGGCCGTGGACCATGCCGTCGCCCATGAACCAGTGGGCGTTGTCGTTCCTCGGGGCGTTGGAGCCGTTGCGCACGTAGAGCCCCGACAGCCCCGACGGGATGGTGCCGGTGACCCGCAGGTCGGTGACGGTGGACTCCTCGGCCACGGGGGCGAAGGCGCCCTGGCGCCAGTAGTCCACCGCCGGGTCGTGGGCGGCCAGCCCGGCGGCCGGCTGCGGGGCGCGGGTCGTGCTGGTGGTCGGGCCCGAGGCGGACGGGTCGTCGCCCCCGCACGCGGCGAGCAGCCCGGTGCCGCCCAGGGCCAGGCCCGCCGCACCCCAGCCCATGGCGCGCAGCACGGCTCGACG
Above is a window of Iamia majanohamensis DNA encoding:
- a CDS encoding succinate dehydrogenase cytochrome b subunit, with the translated sequence MAATSVSRGSAGSAVAPKAKRKAPFPVELYRSSVGKKYVMALTGIGLMGFVFAHMVGNLKMYLGPEEFNEYGEFLRELLVPILPHTVFLWLLRIGLIVAFALHIHAAYSLTRTNQAARTTKYQSRRDYLAANYASRTMRWSGVIVGLFLVWHLFDLSWTGTGYDFVRGLPYENVALSLGRWWVALIYLVANIALGFHLFHGSWSLFQTMGWNNPRFNRARRGFAAGFAALIVVGNCSFPLAVTAGIVST
- a CDS encoding DUF6777 domain-containing protein; translated protein: MAAVLLCAAVVGALVLVAGDDSDGVVEVELEAAGAETEDPFTPSVVEAGVSVADLLASPGVADQAQASAGPGTGDVAVAEVRGNAPRLYASRSQGPVCDAAALTARITESPERAAAWAGAAGVEVDGIEAFVSSLTPLVLTRDTAVTNHRYGEDGAQAYQAVLQAGTPVLVDDRGTPRVRCTCGNPLLEPRVAGEEVDLAGERWEGFDPARLSGIRPSAEPVATIETVDVATGEPVTTALGGTVSLDGLLVSDATGVHVDSEAGERRATVLDRPAERAFDDGAGGLIFNEARPFDPRTAGPPELRAPDTASAAAIWHLPAGAQEPVELFSSDDPATRWFVAEGTGTLGGARVLVYAEVTVDPEAPELEQLTGRLMLTDLDSGDKQVLEEVGYANEVVASSITVGGDRVAYETGFGEASWTVRDAALEEVETACAGGDGSGSGCVGVGALSDATTLVGIRTDEVDRVVGIQVDDLDSGEARPVETAAALDAEGWVGDRAVDARDGEALVSSRPEDGSAALPTVLVDVAAGTGAEIPVPGIARFLDAPLVRPAGSSAPASEVPTTTTAPPTTTTAPPTTAPPTTTTAPPTTTTAPPPEQVAGACGTVTASNGEAVAVFVESGSVACAGAVTLADTYYNDPSVVREGSGGFATIGDWSCSSTSAAVFESTGEAGSCEGPAGRIVMRRP
- a CDS encoding TetR/AcrR family transcriptional regulator, with the protein product MAPAPPSSPAPERLSADARRTALLDAARALVAESGPAGVTMGAVAERASVTRALVYKHFAHKEEVLVALYRREARRLDRRIAAEVEAAPEGFEPKLRAFVGATLDALEEHGPFFTPLREAGADPRARQDQRGWDRRTVGYFAERAERDLGIDGRTARSALAVLFSGLRSLLAQMRSRPGAAQRRQLVDTYVEMTIGGLTRLAEGHPSGSDHHR
- a CDS encoding amidohydrolase family protein, with the translated sequence MSYVGTRPTLDADSHLMELPGFLDPYIEAPMRERLRGRDMAAAAPLLDHATAQAERRRTDADARAEAEERLLRDKGWAAMGSFDPAERSRVVDLLGVDGQLVFATFAATMFLGRDRDLLHAGSAAHNRAVAAFCADDPRLLPVAFVPLVDTERAVALLEEAIALGCAAVHVPSTAAGDRSPTHPHLDPFWSLLEGSGLPFVLHVGGGGRLLDRAFHENGRPVTDHLGGGENIRSKDFLAISGSPSLFLGAMVLDGMFDRFPALRGGVIEEGASWVVSWLHQLDFAQRAFRRTEAPLAELTRRPSEYVHGHLWFTPFPGEPVGWMVEQAGDDLFMFSTDYPHPEGGRDPLAKFEEAMPDVPEASRDRFYYGNMADLLGPSLVPARSGAGV
- a CDS encoding GNAT family N-acetyltransferase; its protein translation is MATADRPPEQIDLGGVVLRRPRLADAEGLLAATTADLDHLGPWMAWATPERNTLEERRAFVQEDLDRPEGDRGATYLVVDPTDGTVLGSTGLHDRVGPDGLEVGYWLASQVTGRGIMTRAVAALAEVALARTGVARVEVRCDEANHRSAAIPRRLGFTLARTMDAEVTAPAETGRQQIWVLTADAP
- a CDS encoding N-acyl-D-amino-acid deacylase family protein produces the protein MAHDLVITGGTVVDGTGAPGRRADVAVDGDRITAVGEVDAGGAGRVIDAEGRTVTPGFVDLHSHLDAQIGWDPLMSSSCYHGVTSVVMGNCGMTFAPVRPGQAEVLAGLMESVEDIPASSILDGLDWGWESYADYLDAIDGVPKGINAGGYVGDVALRTYVAGDASCERDFGLTDDQQAEMTRLVGEAVEAGAFGYSISRSLTHRTPDGRSVPGTWANPTEFVRTATALRALGRGAVECAPRYNEEDGSSSRVDEEMAWIAEVSRTSGRPFSFNLMQMRSMGDHYRRVLELAEQANAEGAQLRPQTTPRAIGVLFSLAASSLVDDLPGFQAARELDLGGRLAAIRDPELRARLVEEGRDKPVEPFQRMYLMRPDPGAVYEYGEGDSIAAQAAARGMTPIEHYLDVLDETDGQAVVNWPVLNEDFDAISELLASPVTIMGLADAGAHATQIMDASQPTFFLSHWVRDRGELTLEDAVRRLTSDTASFIGFKDRGVLRPGAYADVNVLDLDAMWLPLPEIVHDFPGGAPRFVQRATGIDHTIVNGVPFLEGGEHTGGLGGRLLRSTD